A section of the Engystomops pustulosus chromosome 3, aEngPut4.maternal, whole genome shotgun sequence genome encodes:
- the ZNF318 gene encoding zinc finger protein 318 isoform X1: MYRTPMRRGLSPDSPHLYRGSPHSREGSRSRGHSPDRRSPGRHGRSPERRRRSRSRSRSRGRRSRSRGRRSRSRPRRSPSPYYRRRSPGDSYRYDGRRSDQHRLSPSYRSNSSSDHRPLSSPHDHDRSTYQSSGDSHTAPLPMPKKSILKKRSDVESSGGDPSPQADKFSNSEDIRSTSSTGASKSVEKSSLNVERHQLSPPRLMGKSGSSVSAQKSARLPGSNQPTTTPGTWTPSSSTEIGVKGNLTDNTPPSELKDNSKVSPYTIENSLYSKSASVSQTPFSGMSVFPEGIPKRIDEAGGFLLPHEQDSQSSPLHSKQLSPKQRSSIEIEDEERFLYGDEEDKKPELQKTPTTQAALAPPATGSPDKQEFEKIHDLLKTIGLDIGVAEIGKLAVRTQERLHGKKATPKICQPTAERSPSTATASPTDVKAKVPEPQVKTEKKDGAGALGKTESPVKPVPKEATKPVKQPSPATATKEKPQLILRKPLLKETAAVTKIDIPVQQPTPSPVPDPTPPPMSPSQIPVYPPYPHSPMVSAYNIPPPNYNPYTPYVSYPTSSWAMFPPMPPQPPPGPMLTPPVSQMSIPVSTPAPVYNPRSNLRIIETTEDIPDAKALVKTETKPATALAALLAKQEADRKNKETEKKKVLEELDCIRKEHKVKSESLKTLTAKVEQLRVQQGILLRKKRREKDGHKDPLLEELNNVLETAHKQMKSLREEISTTKLKQHQLIKVAEILGVNPSELVEKIEPRKERSPASPAPSRDSDNESRTSSDSSKSSKDLKTSSNLASKNDAKANSSPKSGADTKPLGASHQSKVTEKSEDTKCKGTPAKPSPDSKNSPEPHLSKSKDTMKTRDKSRSKSPRPCTPSSKITPKSEEPPPFDIAEVFEYYDPGSHWCEHCNAICMTLPEYLLHLHDKKHGQFVKGEKRPWLKKKVEEAVDKKKKKVNIPLKGPEFLVPVSGYYCDLCNELFPDHIAAEEHLRAYAHNDKYKKYLDSHVYYETFRREKKKAKLTAAQEASREAARKLAEQKRKRAEQKHEAHEHSKSKKPKKEEQKDSKAKTKRRTSASPTETRSSSDQKRKKTPEKEPVKSPAFGKFFWKQESKTQAAVITSKVETPQNKPKDEEPKPFSLKPKGFAMKLIGKPSTLPGNALSTSHSSPSTPATSAAQTAFPVPPVSTAFPVPPVSKAFPVPPVSTVFPVSTTPTGFPVSPAPATTTTTTATTPPSTTTQTKVQPNLSNVMTIRPNLPIVNIRSAAPLVTVSKPAPLNTFLSIRSPNSTSKSIPIMKNKPTGVFSADWVSKAFGGEVVILKESTKPDPKGKTENNDMEKAAEQSPKPSQTKGQDMINVLMDKNESVKNQEVKTEKEGSASKQLPSSVSQKSDLVPPASTSQVINISPTKPAQSQGSGTGQQTTNTKPFINFTPVSSTTSVKSSISSFTKSSNTSVKLDSNFRPIRKQPAKPHFTPKREESKVQQPQEAKPPTKSEMKPTKEVNTSSTKSSTERFEYLPVQKTKVSDTNSQKLPETKPVPTSDTEVSGVKPHPAASVPPEMNAKPTFNATTKLNQKFKKAPISLPSSLFGHVQDSGCRDIKITSIEIQKTGKEMEKFQSPAQKAVSSNLSAKPNLQNELDTYYKLIASEDDPEDLTTSEDQDSESLPANATRTPIQSKVESPLEKKAKLESALPAVKTPVKQVFPDVSSEDVDDADMACEVPDAPSGSVSQTSGWKFTQASNPSNQSQWGSNTSVNKGQSNETHATTAAASDNSMEDLSVYVTCDSD; the protein is encoded by the exons CATCGACTCTCCCCCAGCTATCGCTCCAATTCATCCAGTGATCACCGGCCTCTGAGCAGCCCCCATGACCATGACAG GTCCACCTACCAGAGCTCTGGTGACTCCCACACTGCTCCGCTGCCCATGCCTAAGAAGTCCATCCTGAAGAAACGCTCGGATGTGGAGTCTTCTGGTGGCGACCCGTCTCCTCAG GCCGATAAGTTTTCAAATAGCGAAGATATACGAAGTACCAGCTCCACGGGAGCGTCGAAAAGTGTTGAGAAGAGTAGCCTAAATGTAGAACGCCATCAGCTGTCTCCCCCACGTCTAATGGGAAAATCCGGCTCTTCTGTTTCAGCTCAGAAATCTGCACGTCTGCCGGGCAGTAACCAGCCCACGACAACGCCCGGTACCTGGACAcccagcagcagcacagagattgGTGTAAAAGGAAATCTCACAGATAATACCCCTCCGTCTGAGCTGAAAGACAACTCCAAGGTGTCTCCATACACTATAGAAAACTCTCTGTATAGTAAGAGTGCCTCTGTATCTCAGACTCCATTCAGCGGCATGAGCGTCTTCCCAGAGGGCATACCGAAGCGGATAGACGAGGCAGGTGGATTCCTGCTGCCTCATGAACAGGATAGTCAATCGTCGCCTCTCCACAGCAAACAACTTAGTCCTAAGCAGCGAAGCTCCATTGAGATTGAGGATGAGGAGCGCTTCCTCTACGGAGACGAGGAGGATAAGAAGCCGGAGTTGCAGAAGACTCCGACCACCCAAGCAGCCCTTGCTCCACCTGCCACAGGTTCACCCGACAAACAGGAGTTTGAGAAGATCCACGACCTGCTGAAGACCATCGGCCTCGATATTGGCGTAGCGGAAATCGGTAAACTTGCTGTCAGGACACAAGAGCGTCTTCATGGAAAGAAAGCGACACCCAAGATTTGTCAACCTACAGCCGAGCGTTCACCGAGCACGGCGACAGCCAGTCCGACTGACGTTAAGGCTAAGGTCCCCGAACCCCAAGTGAAAACAGAAAAGAAAGACGGAGCTGGAGCCCTGGGGAAGACTGAATCACCTGTAAAACCAGTTCCTAAAGAGGCAACAAAGCCAGTGAAGCAGCCAAGCCCAGCCACTGCCACTAAGGAGAAACCCCAACTTATATTACGGAAGCCTTTACTTAAAGAGACCGCTGCAGTGACAAAAATAGACATCCCTGTTCAGCAACCCACCCCCAGTCCGGTGCCTGATCCCACTCCACCTCCCATGAGTCCCTCACAAATCCCCGTCTATCCTCCGTACCCACATTCTCCAATGGTCTCTGCATATAACATACCACCTCCAAACTACAACCCCTATACTCCCTATGTATCCTATCCTACTTCCAGCTGGGCAATGTTTCCACCCATGCCCCCCCAGCCCCCACCTGGTCCTATGCTGACACCACCAGTATCACAAATGAGTATCCCAGTGAGTACACCCGCCCCAGTGTATAACCCCCGCAGCAACCTGCGCATTATAGAAACCACTGAAGATATTCCTGACGCTAAAGCTCTGGTCAAAACAGAAACCAAACCTGCAACTGCGCTTGCAGCGCTGCTGGCCAAACAGGAGGCTGACCGCAAAAACAAAGAAACTGAGAAAAAGAAA GTCTTGGAAGAGCTGGATTGTATCAGGAAGGAGCACAAGGTCAAGAGCGAGAGCTTGAAGACCCTCACCGCCAAGGTGGAGCAGCTTCGGGTCCAGCAGG GTATACTTCTGCGGAAGAAGCGTCGGGAAAAGGATGGACACAAGGACCCTCTACTGGAGGAACTTAATAATGTATTGGAAACTGCCCATAAGCAGATGAAATCCCTGCGAGAGGAGATTTCAACAACAAAACTGAAACAGCATCAGCTCATCAAGGTGGCGGAGATCCTGGGTGTCAACCCGTCAGAACTGGTCGAGAAGATTGAACCAAGGAAAGAGAGGAGCCCGGCTTCTCCTGCGCCATCCCGG GACTCTGATAATGAGTCGAGAACCAGTAGTGACTCCTCAAAGTCTTCAAAGGACTTAAAGACGAGCAGCAACCTAGCGTCTAAGAATGATGCTAAAGCTAACAGTAGCCCTAAATCTGGAGCTGACACAAAACCATTGGGGGCTTCCCACCAGTCCaaagtcactgagaagtcagaaGACACCAAATGTAAGGGAACACCAGCTAAGCCAAGCCCTGACTCTAAAAACTCCCCCGAGCCTCACTTGTCAAAATCTAAGGACACAATGAAAACGAGAGACAAGTCACGGTCAAAAAGCCCGCGCCCCTGCACACCTTCCTCCAAAATAACCCCCAAGTCTGAGGAACCACCACCCTTTGATATAGCGGAAGTCTTTGAGTATTATGACCCGGGCTCACATTGGTGCGAACATTGTAATGCAATCTGCATGACCCTACCCGAATATTTGCTGCATTTACACGATAAGAAGCATGGCCAG TTTGTGAAAGGGGAGAAGAGGCCGTGGCTGAAAAAGAAAGTTGAAGAAGCAGTCgacaagaagaagaaaaaagttaATATTCCTCTAAAAG GTCCTGAATTTCTGGTGCCAGTAAGCGGATACTACTGTGATCTATGCAATGAACTGTTCCCAGATCACATTGCAGCCGAGGAGCATCTGAGAGCTTACGCCCACAATGACAAGTATAAG AAATACTTGGATTCGCACGTCTATTATGAGACCTTTCGCCGTGAGAAGAAGAAGGCAAAATTGACTGCTGCTCAGGAGGCTTCACGAGAGGCAGCCCGTAAACTAGCAGAGCAAAAACGCAAGCGTGCGGAGCAGAAACATGAAGCGCATGAGCACAGCAAATCTAAGAAGCCAAAGAAAGAAGAGCAAAAAGACAGTAAGGCCAAAACTAAGCGTCGCACATCCGCCTCGCCAACAGAAACCAGAAGCTCTTCTGACCAGAAACGAAAGAAGACGCCTGAAAAGGAGCCTGTAAAGAGCCCTGCTTTTGGAAAATTTTTCTGGAAACAAGAAAGCAAAACCCAGGCAGCTGTCATCACTTCAAAAGTGGAAACTCCCCAGAACAAGCCAAAAGATGAAGAACCCAAACCTTTTAGCTTGAAGCCGAAAGGTTTTGCAATGAAACTTATTGGTAAACCCAGTACCTTGCCAGGTAATGCCCTGTCCACCTCTCATTCATCGCCCTCCACACCTGCCACGTCTGCTGCACAAACggcctttccagtccctcccgtTTCCACagcctttccagtccctcctgttTCCAAAGCCTTTCCTGTACCTCCCGTTTCTACAGTCTTTCCAGTGTCTACTACTCCCACTGGttttccagtgtctcctgctccagccactactactactactactgctactactcctccatctacgaCAACACAAACCAAGGTTCAACCCAACCTGTCTAATGTTATGACCATCCGACCCAACTTGCCTATTGTAAATATTCGTTCTGCAGCCCCATTGGTAACGGTGAGCAAGCCTGCTCCCCTAAACACCTTCTTATCTATCAGATCTCCAAATTCAACATCTAAATCTATTCCTATAATGAAGAACAAACCCACAGGTGTCTTCTCCGCGGACTGGGTCTCCAAAGCTTTTGGAGGAGAAGTGGTCATACTTAAAGAAAGCACAAAACCAGATCCCAAAGGTAAAACTGAAAATAATGATATGGAAAAAGCAGCTGAACAGAGCCCAAAACCTTCACAGACTAAAGGACAAGATATGATCAACGTGCTTATGGATAAAAATGAAAGTGTAAAAAATCAAGAAGTCAAGACTGAAAAGGAAGGTTCTGCCTCTAAGCAGCTTCCGAGTTCAGTATCCCAGAAATCTGATCTCGTCCCTCCAGCAAGCACTTCACAAGTAATCAACATTAGCCCAACCAAACCAGCACAGAGCCAAGGCTCTGGGACGGGCCAGCAAACAACAAATACCAAGCCTTTTATAAATTTCACTCCTGTCAGCAGCACAACATCTGTTAAATCTTCCATAAGTAGTTTCACCAAGAGCTCAAATACCAGTGTTAAATTAGATAGCAACTTCAGACCCATTAGAAAGCAACCCGCTAAACCCCACTTCACACCAAAAAGAGAAGAAAGCAAAGTCCAACAACCACAAGAAGCAAAGCCTCCAACTAAATCAGAAATGAAGCCAACTAAAGAGGTCAATACGTCTTCAACGAAGTCTTCTACCGAGAGGTTTGAATATTTACCTGTACAGAAAACTAAAGTCAGTGACACAAATAGCCAAAAACTGCCAGAAACCAAACCAGTACCAACATCAGATACTGAAGTGAGTGGTGTCAAACCACATCCAGCGGCATCTGTCCCTCCAGAGATGAACGCGAAACCAACTTTTAACGCTACTACTAAACTCAATCAGAAATTTAAGAAAGCCCCAATATCCTTGCCCAGTTCTCTGTTTGGTCATGTGCAAGATTCCGGGTGTAGAGATATCAAAATCACATCCATAGAGATCCAAAAGACTGGTAAAGAAATGGAGAAGTTTCAGAGTCCTGCACAGAAGGCGGTGTCCTCCAATTTATCTGCAAAACCCAACCTGCAGAACGAACTTGACACGTATTACAAGCTGATAGCATCTGAAGACGATCCTGAAGATTTAACCACATCTGAAGACCAAGACTCGGAATCTTTACCTGCGAATGCTACAAGAACTCCCATCCAGTCAAAGGTAGAGAGTCCACTAGAGAAGAAAGCAAAATTAGAAAGTGCACTACCTGCTGTGAAAACACCGGTCAAACAAGTCTTTCCGGATGTTTCTAGTGAAGATGTCGATGACGCGGACATGGCATGTGAAGTTCCTGATGCTCCCTCGGGTTCTGTTTCTCAAACCTCTGGGTGGAAATTCACGCAAGCCAGCAATCCATCCAACCAAAGCCAATGGGGCAGCAACACTTCAGTGAACAAGGGACAATCAAATGAAACGCATGCGACCACGGCAGCTGCATCGGATAATTCAATGGAAGACCTTTCTGTGTATGTTACCTGTGATTCCGATTAA
- the ZNF318 gene encoding zinc finger protein 318 isoform X2 translates to MGWHFSRMEDCHLEHRLSPSYRSNSSSDHRPLSSPHDHDRSTYQSSGDSHTAPLPMPKKSILKKRSDVESSGGDPSPQADKFSNSEDIRSTSSTGASKSVEKSSLNVERHQLSPPRLMGKSGSSVSAQKSARLPGSNQPTTTPGTWTPSSSTEIGVKGNLTDNTPPSELKDNSKVSPYTIENSLYSKSASVSQTPFSGMSVFPEGIPKRIDEAGGFLLPHEQDSQSSPLHSKQLSPKQRSSIEIEDEERFLYGDEEDKKPELQKTPTTQAALAPPATGSPDKQEFEKIHDLLKTIGLDIGVAEIGKLAVRTQERLHGKKATPKICQPTAERSPSTATASPTDVKAKVPEPQVKTEKKDGAGALGKTESPVKPVPKEATKPVKQPSPATATKEKPQLILRKPLLKETAAVTKIDIPVQQPTPSPVPDPTPPPMSPSQIPVYPPYPHSPMVSAYNIPPPNYNPYTPYVSYPTSSWAMFPPMPPQPPPGPMLTPPVSQMSIPVSTPAPVYNPRSNLRIIETTEDIPDAKALVKTETKPATALAALLAKQEADRKNKETEKKKVLEELDCIRKEHKVKSESLKTLTAKVEQLRVQQGILLRKKRREKDGHKDPLLEELNNVLETAHKQMKSLREEISTTKLKQHQLIKVAEILGVNPSELVEKIEPRKERSPASPAPSRDSDNESRTSSDSSKSSKDLKTSSNLASKNDAKANSSPKSGADTKPLGASHQSKVTEKSEDTKCKGTPAKPSPDSKNSPEPHLSKSKDTMKTRDKSRSKSPRPCTPSSKITPKSEEPPPFDIAEVFEYYDPGSHWCEHCNAICMTLPEYLLHLHDKKHGQFVKGEKRPWLKKKVEEAVDKKKKKVNIPLKGPEFLVPVSGYYCDLCNELFPDHIAAEEHLRAYAHNDKYKKYLDSHVYYETFRREKKKAKLTAAQEASREAARKLAEQKRKRAEQKHEAHEHSKSKKPKKEEQKDSKAKTKRRTSASPTETRSSSDQKRKKTPEKEPVKSPAFGKFFWKQESKTQAAVITSKVETPQNKPKDEEPKPFSLKPKGFAMKLIGKPSTLPGNALSTSHSSPSTPATSAAQTAFPVPPVSTAFPVPPVSKAFPVPPVSTVFPVSTTPTGFPVSPAPATTTTTTATTPPSTTTQTKVQPNLSNVMTIRPNLPIVNIRSAAPLVTVSKPAPLNTFLSIRSPNSTSKSIPIMKNKPTGVFSADWVSKAFGGEVVILKESTKPDPKGKTENNDMEKAAEQSPKPSQTKGQDMINVLMDKNESVKNQEVKTEKEGSASKQLPSSVSQKSDLVPPASTSQVINISPTKPAQSQGSGTGQQTTNTKPFINFTPVSSTTSVKSSISSFTKSSNTSVKLDSNFRPIRKQPAKPHFTPKREESKVQQPQEAKPPTKSEMKPTKEVNTSSTKSSTERFEYLPVQKTKVSDTNSQKLPETKPVPTSDTEVSGVKPHPAASVPPEMNAKPTFNATTKLNQKFKKAPISLPSSLFGHVQDSGCRDIKITSIEIQKTGKEMEKFQSPAQKAVSSNLSAKPNLQNELDTYYKLIASEDDPEDLTTSEDQDSESLPANATRTPIQSKVESPLEKKAKLESALPAVKTPVKQVFPDVSSEDVDDADMACEVPDAPSGSVSQTSGWKFTQASNPSNQSQWGSNTSVNKGQSNETHATTAAASDNSMEDLSVYVTCDSD, encoded by the exons ATGGGGTGGCACTTCAGCAGGATGGAGGATTGTCACCTTGAG CATCGACTCTCCCCCAGCTATCGCTCCAATTCATCCAGTGATCACCGGCCTCTGAGCAGCCCCCATGACCATGACAG GTCCACCTACCAGAGCTCTGGTGACTCCCACACTGCTCCGCTGCCCATGCCTAAGAAGTCCATCCTGAAGAAACGCTCGGATGTGGAGTCTTCTGGTGGCGACCCGTCTCCTCAG GCCGATAAGTTTTCAAATAGCGAAGATATACGAAGTACCAGCTCCACGGGAGCGTCGAAAAGTGTTGAGAAGAGTAGCCTAAATGTAGAACGCCATCAGCTGTCTCCCCCACGTCTAATGGGAAAATCCGGCTCTTCTGTTTCAGCTCAGAAATCTGCACGTCTGCCGGGCAGTAACCAGCCCACGACAACGCCCGGTACCTGGACAcccagcagcagcacagagattgGTGTAAAAGGAAATCTCACAGATAATACCCCTCCGTCTGAGCTGAAAGACAACTCCAAGGTGTCTCCATACACTATAGAAAACTCTCTGTATAGTAAGAGTGCCTCTGTATCTCAGACTCCATTCAGCGGCATGAGCGTCTTCCCAGAGGGCATACCGAAGCGGATAGACGAGGCAGGTGGATTCCTGCTGCCTCATGAACAGGATAGTCAATCGTCGCCTCTCCACAGCAAACAACTTAGTCCTAAGCAGCGAAGCTCCATTGAGATTGAGGATGAGGAGCGCTTCCTCTACGGAGACGAGGAGGATAAGAAGCCGGAGTTGCAGAAGACTCCGACCACCCAAGCAGCCCTTGCTCCACCTGCCACAGGTTCACCCGACAAACAGGAGTTTGAGAAGATCCACGACCTGCTGAAGACCATCGGCCTCGATATTGGCGTAGCGGAAATCGGTAAACTTGCTGTCAGGACACAAGAGCGTCTTCATGGAAAGAAAGCGACACCCAAGATTTGTCAACCTACAGCCGAGCGTTCACCGAGCACGGCGACAGCCAGTCCGACTGACGTTAAGGCTAAGGTCCCCGAACCCCAAGTGAAAACAGAAAAGAAAGACGGAGCTGGAGCCCTGGGGAAGACTGAATCACCTGTAAAACCAGTTCCTAAAGAGGCAACAAAGCCAGTGAAGCAGCCAAGCCCAGCCACTGCCACTAAGGAGAAACCCCAACTTATATTACGGAAGCCTTTACTTAAAGAGACCGCTGCAGTGACAAAAATAGACATCCCTGTTCAGCAACCCACCCCCAGTCCGGTGCCTGATCCCACTCCACCTCCCATGAGTCCCTCACAAATCCCCGTCTATCCTCCGTACCCACATTCTCCAATGGTCTCTGCATATAACATACCACCTCCAAACTACAACCCCTATACTCCCTATGTATCCTATCCTACTTCCAGCTGGGCAATGTTTCCACCCATGCCCCCCCAGCCCCCACCTGGTCCTATGCTGACACCACCAGTATCACAAATGAGTATCCCAGTGAGTACACCCGCCCCAGTGTATAACCCCCGCAGCAACCTGCGCATTATAGAAACCACTGAAGATATTCCTGACGCTAAAGCTCTGGTCAAAACAGAAACCAAACCTGCAACTGCGCTTGCAGCGCTGCTGGCCAAACAGGAGGCTGACCGCAAAAACAAAGAAACTGAGAAAAAGAAA GTCTTGGAAGAGCTGGATTGTATCAGGAAGGAGCACAAGGTCAAGAGCGAGAGCTTGAAGACCCTCACCGCCAAGGTGGAGCAGCTTCGGGTCCAGCAGG GTATACTTCTGCGGAAGAAGCGTCGGGAAAAGGATGGACACAAGGACCCTCTACTGGAGGAACTTAATAATGTATTGGAAACTGCCCATAAGCAGATGAAATCCCTGCGAGAGGAGATTTCAACAACAAAACTGAAACAGCATCAGCTCATCAAGGTGGCGGAGATCCTGGGTGTCAACCCGTCAGAACTGGTCGAGAAGATTGAACCAAGGAAAGAGAGGAGCCCGGCTTCTCCTGCGCCATCCCGG GACTCTGATAATGAGTCGAGAACCAGTAGTGACTCCTCAAAGTCTTCAAAGGACTTAAAGACGAGCAGCAACCTAGCGTCTAAGAATGATGCTAAAGCTAACAGTAGCCCTAAATCTGGAGCTGACACAAAACCATTGGGGGCTTCCCACCAGTCCaaagtcactgagaagtcagaaGACACCAAATGTAAGGGAACACCAGCTAAGCCAAGCCCTGACTCTAAAAACTCCCCCGAGCCTCACTTGTCAAAATCTAAGGACACAATGAAAACGAGAGACAAGTCACGGTCAAAAAGCCCGCGCCCCTGCACACCTTCCTCCAAAATAACCCCCAAGTCTGAGGAACCACCACCCTTTGATATAGCGGAAGTCTTTGAGTATTATGACCCGGGCTCACATTGGTGCGAACATTGTAATGCAATCTGCATGACCCTACCCGAATATTTGCTGCATTTACACGATAAGAAGCATGGCCAG TTTGTGAAAGGGGAGAAGAGGCCGTGGCTGAAAAAGAAAGTTGAAGAAGCAGTCgacaagaagaagaaaaaagttaATATTCCTCTAAAAG GTCCTGAATTTCTGGTGCCAGTAAGCGGATACTACTGTGATCTATGCAATGAACTGTTCCCAGATCACATTGCAGCCGAGGAGCATCTGAGAGCTTACGCCCACAATGACAAGTATAAG AAATACTTGGATTCGCACGTCTATTATGAGACCTTTCGCCGTGAGAAGAAGAAGGCAAAATTGACTGCTGCTCAGGAGGCTTCACGAGAGGCAGCCCGTAAACTAGCAGAGCAAAAACGCAAGCGTGCGGAGCAGAAACATGAAGCGCATGAGCACAGCAAATCTAAGAAGCCAAAGAAAGAAGAGCAAAAAGACAGTAAGGCCAAAACTAAGCGTCGCACATCCGCCTCGCCAACAGAAACCAGAAGCTCTTCTGACCAGAAACGAAAGAAGACGCCTGAAAAGGAGCCTGTAAAGAGCCCTGCTTTTGGAAAATTTTTCTGGAAACAAGAAAGCAAAACCCAGGCAGCTGTCATCACTTCAAAAGTGGAAACTCCCCAGAACAAGCCAAAAGATGAAGAACCCAAACCTTTTAGCTTGAAGCCGAAAGGTTTTGCAATGAAACTTATTGGTAAACCCAGTACCTTGCCAGGTAATGCCCTGTCCACCTCTCATTCATCGCCCTCCACACCTGCCACGTCTGCTGCACAAACggcctttccagtccctcccgtTTCCACagcctttccagtccctcctgttTCCAAAGCCTTTCCTGTACCTCCCGTTTCTACAGTCTTTCCAGTGTCTACTACTCCCACTGGttttccagtgtctcctgctccagccactactactactactactgctactactcctccatctacgaCAACACAAACCAAGGTTCAACCCAACCTGTCTAATGTTATGACCATCCGACCCAACTTGCCTATTGTAAATATTCGTTCTGCAGCCCCATTGGTAACGGTGAGCAAGCCTGCTCCCCTAAACACCTTCTTATCTATCAGATCTCCAAATTCAACATCTAAATCTATTCCTATAATGAAGAACAAACCCACAGGTGTCTTCTCCGCGGACTGGGTCTCCAAAGCTTTTGGAGGAGAAGTGGTCATACTTAAAGAAAGCACAAAACCAGATCCCAAAGGTAAAACTGAAAATAATGATATGGAAAAAGCAGCTGAACAGAGCCCAAAACCTTCACAGACTAAAGGACAAGATATGATCAACGTGCTTATGGATAAAAATGAAAGTGTAAAAAATCAAGAAGTCAAGACTGAAAAGGAAGGTTCTGCCTCTAAGCAGCTTCCGAGTTCAGTATCCCAGAAATCTGATCTCGTCCCTCCAGCAAGCACTTCACAAGTAATCAACATTAGCCCAACCAAACCAGCACAGAGCCAAGGCTCTGGGACGGGCCAGCAAACAACAAATACCAAGCCTTTTATAAATTTCACTCCTGTCAGCAGCACAACATCTGTTAAATCTTCCATAAGTAGTTTCACCAAGAGCTCAAATACCAGTGTTAAATTAGATAGCAACTTCAGACCCATTAGAAAGCAACCCGCTAAACCCCACTTCACACCAAAAAGAGAAGAAAGCAAAGTCCAACAACCACAAGAAGCAAAGCCTCCAACTAAATCAGAAATGAAGCCAACTAAAGAGGTCAATACGTCTTCAACGAAGTCTTCTACCGAGAGGTTTGAATATTTACCTGTACAGAAAACTAAAGTCAGTGACACAAATAGCCAAAAACTGCCAGAAACCAAACCAGTACCAACATCAGATACTGAAGTGAGTGGTGTCAAACCACATCCAGCGGCATCTGTCCCTCCAGAGATGAACGCGAAACCAACTTTTAACGCTACTACTAAACTCAATCAGAAATTTAAGAAAGCCCCAATATCCTTGCCCAGTTCTCTGTTTGGTCATGTGCAAGATTCCGGGTGTAGAGATATCAAAATCACATCCATAGAGATCCAAAAGACTGGTAAAGAAATGGAGAAGTTTCAGAGTCCTGCACAGAAGGCGGTGTCCTCCAATTTATCTGCAAAACCCAACCTGCAGAACGAACTTGACACGTATTACAAGCTGATAGCATCTGAAGACGATCCTGAAGATTTAACCACATCTGAAGACCAAGACTCGGAATCTTTACCTGCGAATGCTACAAGAACTCCCATCCAGTCAAAGGTAGAGAGTCCACTAGAGAAGAAAGCAAAATTAGAAAGTGCACTACCTGCTGTGAAAACACCGGTCAAACAAGTCTTTCCGGATGTTTCTAGTGAAGATGTCGATGACGCGGACATGGCATGTGAAGTTCCTGATGCTCCCTCGGGTTCTGTTTCTCAAACCTCTGGGTGGAAATTCACGCAAGCCAGCAATCCATCCAACCAAAGCCAATGGGGCAGCAACACTTCAGTGAACAAGGGACAATCAAATGAAACGCATGCGACCACGGCAGCTGCATCGGATAATTCAATGGAAGACCTTTCTGTGTATGTTACCTGTGATTCCGATTAA